One genomic region from Bactrocera tryoni isolate S06 chromosome 3, CSIRO_BtryS06_freeze2, whole genome shotgun sequence encodes:
- the LOC120772349 gene encoding uncharacterized protein LOC120772349: MNIDEESDYEEDEFLIFADFKNQLGPLDLDENIAVKIIGLEKDPVAEVNGNIFKGSYDYPMGTCVFFEKDTDAAPSDPLFETSCRQKYKYFGKTNKVINFERIYVEPKCDETVNNLSNTIISPEKSENNEKEQLKIQTEDDKLRINISYEDAIKQFQSCDENMKFL; the protein is encoded by the exons ATGAATATTGACGAAGAATCTGACTACGAAgaagatgaatttttaattttcgctgaTTTCAAAAATCAACTTGGCCCCCTTGATTTGGATGAAAATATAGCAGTGAAAATCATTGGACTTGAAAAGGACCCAGTCGCTGAAGTGAATGGAAACATATTTAAAG GATCCTATGATTACCCAATGGGCACGTGCGTTTTCTTTGAAAAGGATACGGACGCCGCGCCGTCAGATCCTCTATTCGAAACGAGCTGTCggcagaaatataaatattttgggaaAACCAATAAAGTCATTAATTTTGAACGTATATACGTTGAACCGAAATGCGATGAAACCGTGAATAATCTATCTAATACTATAATATCAccagaaaaaagtgaaaacaatgaaaaagaGCAACTTAAAATACAGACTGAGGATGATAAACTTCGGATTAACATTTCATATGAAGATGCTATAAAACAATTTCAATCGTGTGATGAAAACA tgaaatttctttaa
- the LOC120772347 gene encoding snRNA-activating protein complex subunit 3, producing the protein MEEILGQEMRPPLVLRKFLNEWKTFLESMVIPKTECDIQNIMNLSENQKRFSHVIAQCSLEKLEQDNDVKIIKYEPGVTNPARIPTIVDDTNLKTYGELAKAKNNTNQKSNPFKRSRETYAMVPSTCQQQNEKYDFSDFYNDIILKIRIYRPARVVHTGQSLEKPVFAEEFECLGSNYLSDLRDKISCVCKKKRFFDVSDNPTAELPVKTTDPAYFFINNTFYNDRRNPDNPDYSEVIRTWAKKAVGLKDLHFELAQMETTRFLDLTVSIGFPQLYQHHGNCEHVFVISQIEVVTPRLQCAQRHMYPRLCSFGYFNNRVCNMCGTRRYTFIVTKSDRQLHDPAYICNKCFFDYHYINGKKIGNFQAFKVNEDNDEEEVMKYIKKSAVEDEYSTDENDEMANMQTSINKTI; encoded by the coding sequence atGGAAGAAATACTAGGTCAGGAAATGCGTCCACCGCTGGtacttcgaaaatttttaaacgaatGGAAGACTTTTCTCGAATCAATGGTAATACCAAAAACTGAATGCGATATACAGAACATTATGAATTTATcagaaaatcaaaaacgtttTAGCCACGTTATTGCACAATGTTCATTAGAGAAATTAGAACAAGATAACGACGTTAAGATTATTAAATATGAGCCAGGTGTTACAAATCCTGCACGTATTCCAACAATTGTGGATGACACTAATTTAAAAACATACGGAGAGCTTGCTAAAGCGAAAAACAATACCAATCAAAAAAGCAATCCTTTTAAGCGTTCAAGAGAAACATATGCCATGGTGCCGTCTACTTgtcaacaacaaaatgaaaaatatgatttcagTGACTTTTACAATGATATAATTTTAAAGATACGCATTTACCGACCCGCACGTGTTGTACATACAGGTCAAAGTTTAGAAAAACCAGTATTTGCGGAGGAATTCGAGTGTCTGGGATCAAATTATCTTAGCGATTTGCGTGACAAAATTTCGTGTGTCTGTAAAAAGAAGCGGTTTTTTGATGTTAGCGATAACCCAACAGCCGAATTACCAGTAAAAACTACAGATCcagcttatttttttataaataatactttttacaATGACCGACGAAATCCGGATAACCCAGATTATTCTGAAGTTATAAGAACTTGGGCTAAGAAAGCTGTTGGTTTAAAGGATTTACATTTTGAATTGGCACAAATGGAAACCACGCGTTTCTTAGACTTAACCGTCAGCATAGGTTTTCCGCAATTATATCAACATCACGGCAACTGCGAACATGTTTTTGTTATCTCCCAGATTGAAGTCGTGACACCTAGGTTGCAGTGCGCACAACGACATATGTATCCTCGACTCTGTTCATTTGGATATTTTAATAATCGTGTTTGTAACATGTGTGGCACACGACGTTATACCTTCATCGTAACAAAAAGTGATCGTCAACTACACGATCcagcatatatatgtaacaaATGCTTTTTTGATTACCATTATATAAATGGGAAGAAAATAGGTAATTTCCAAGCTTTTAAAGTGAATGAGGATAATGATGAGGAAGAAGTAatgaaatatatcaaaaaatcagCAGTTGAAGATGAATATAGCACAGATGAAAATGATGAAATGGCTAATATGCAAACatcaataaacaaaacaatttaa